In Ferviditalea candida, the genomic stretch TGGACCACGTATAAATCTGGATTTTCTCTATTGTAAACTGCAGGTCGGGCCGGAAAATGTTGAATTCAAACGTGATATTCCCCGGGGGAATCATAAATCCGTCTCCCGTATGATTCGCTTGAACGGAGCTTTCCGTCATCACGGGCTCGACAGTTCCCGCAGGCAGGAACACCGAGCCGTCCTTTGACGGCTTGACCGTCAATTCGGCTTTCACCAAGGTCAGATTTTCTTCCTTTGTCTTCTCTCCCGCAACCTCCACGTTCACCACTGGAGCTTCGGTCCACCCGACCATCATCACGGGCGTGCTCCAATTGGCAGCGGGAAAGAACTGCTTCGAATACATCACCTGTATGCTTGGTGTATTGAACATATCCAGGATGAATTGCTCCCGGCTCGGCTCCCGTTGGTTCTGCAAATGCTTGGGCAGCATCATGTAAGTATTGGATACCGGTCCGCCGCCCGGACGCCATTGGATATTAGTGTCGAAGCTCAATTCCACCTGCGCAGTTTCGCCCGGCACCAGCACCGGAATGTCCTGCACATGCCTTCCATTGACGACCTTTACGTCCCGCAGCGCAAACCGGGTTTCATTTTTGACGGTTCCCACCAATTTTCCATGCCTATACTCCAGATCGGATACAAGCTTCCCGGCGTCAGGCAGGCTCTTTTGCATAAAGGCTTTGCGCAGGGACCAAAACTCGACGTCTTTATACTCGATTTCAGCCTGCTTGGGGGAGATGGAAACCCAAACTTTCTGCTGATCATAAGGATTCCTCATTTGATTCCACGGCAGGACCATGCTGTTTTCCCGGAAACGAAGCTTGTAGTCGCCGCCGCCCGGCACGAAGATCGCCGTCGCTGCCGACAGATCGCCCGTTCCCGTCCCGTCGAGGTCCATGAAGGCGACATTATGAACCAGCACATTCGTGCCGCGCTGCACCAATCCATACTGGTAGATCCCGTAAGCCGTAACAAAGGCAAGCACGGGCACGATCCACCAGATCCATTCCCGCTTTTCCCTGCGCTTCAAAATAATATACAGAAGAGGACCTATGATCAGGACATACACCGCAAAAAGGACTCCCAGGGTAAGGACATTCGGAAGCTTTAACGAGGGGATCCGTTCCACCGCGTTGTTCAAAGGCCAGAAGTTGGAAATCATGTCCATTTTTTGATAAAAGGGACGCTGGTTGACTTTAATAAGCATTTGTGCCCACAGTTCGCTGTTTCCCGCCCAGCTGCCCAGCGGCTCCTCGGTGAGATCATAGGCCGCGTAGAGCACCTTCCCTGCTCCCGCATTGCCCGATACAAAC encodes the following:
- a CDS encoding DUF7408 domain-containing protein, with protein sequence MGSMIVEGQNKKRWSIFFSAIFILSAFFFLPLTIHAEDKVELSALPGIGGEYKNSQLVPVQVTLTNQGDDLEGRLVLEAANGGEFGETYYQPVFLAKGATKRVTLLVPGQNLNPGTYIRFYSGDQEVTKVKIGGRSLSPDTLFVGVLAMDPDTANFLGTLPKSQFPAPARVVAMKAEDVPSFSTPLKMLDILVINNFALDSLSREQIAAIADWTKEGGFLVLAGGAQIDKSTVGLSQLLPVEVKGTAELSALNSLSKAANKPLELKRPFTVSEASVNKGTVLYRENDIPLFVSGNAGAGKVLYAAYDLTEEPLGSWAGNSELWAQMLIKVNQRPFYQKMDMISNFWPLNNAVERIPSLKLPNVLTLGVLFAVYVLIIGPLLYIILKRREKREWIWWIVPVLAFVTAYGIYQYGLVQRGTNVLVHNVAFMDLDGTGTGDLSAATAIFVPGGGDYKLRFRENSMVLPWNQMRNPYDQQKVWVSISPKQAEIEYKDVEFWSLRKAFMQKSLPDAGKLVSDLEYRHGKLVGTVKNETRFALRDVKVVNGRHVQDIPVLVPGETAQVELSFDTNIQWRPGGGPVSNTYMMLPKHLQNQREPSREQFILDMFNTPSIQVMYSKQFFPAANWSTPVMMVGWTEAPVVNVEVAGEKTKEENLTLVKAELTVKPSKDGSVFLPAGTVEPVMTESSVQANHTGDGFMIPPGNITFEFNIFRPDLQFTIEKIQIYTWSNDGTRFDKQVYNWKTGKYEPFGQAFEAGKLLAGEQISSFVSKEGKLKIQFAHSADGYHHLGLPAISVEGKVIQK